From a single Deltaproteobacteria bacterium genomic region:
- the pdhA gene encoding pyruvate dehydrogenase (acetyl-transferring) E1 component subunit alpha, with amino-acid sequence MSRGDARTRARDPRLRALASGRGGRTEGDRDPRRDPEDAKRKDHAPAAPRARAGAPRRRYFDAGIGRLSGERAREQQLLAGMIRIRRFEEKCAELYGQQKIRGFLHLYIGQEAVAVGVMAALEPDDAIVGTYREHGHALARGIAAGAVMAEMYGKREGASGGRGGSMHIFDTAKRFYGGNAIVAGGLPLAVGLALADKLQNRPRVTVCFFGEGAIAEGEFHESLNLAALWKLPVLFVCENNLYAMGTALARSESETNLCVKAASYELPAWSVDGMDVRAVAETARRAVVAVREDGPLFLEARTYRFRAHSMFDAQLYRPKSEVEEWKKRDPIAGFAARLRAEGLLDDAELAGFEAAADAEVASAVEFAENGSWEPVEDLARHVYCEREAP; translated from the coding sequence CTGTCACGAGGCGACGCCCGCACTCGTGCGCGAGATCCACGGCTTCGCGCGCTCGCGTCTGGGCGCGGCGGTCGCACCGAAGGAGATCGAGATCCGCGACGCGATCCCGAAGACGCGAAGCGGAAAGATCATGCGCCGGCTGCTCCGCGCGCGCGAGCTGGGGCTCCCCGAAGGCGATACTTCGACGCTGGAATCGGGCGCTTGAGCGGCGAACGCGCGCGCGAGCAGCAGCTTCTCGCCGGCATGATCCGGATCCGCCGCTTCGAGGAGAAGTGCGCCGAGCTCTACGGCCAGCAGAAGATCCGCGGCTTCCTGCACCTGTACATCGGCCAGGAGGCGGTGGCGGTGGGCGTGATGGCGGCTCTCGAGCCAGACGATGCGATCGTCGGCACGTACCGCGAGCACGGGCATGCGCTGGCGCGGGGCATCGCCGCGGGAGCGGTGATGGCGGAGATGTACGGCAAGCGCGAGGGCGCCAGCGGCGGGCGCGGAGGATCGATGCACATCTTCGACACGGCGAAGCGCTTCTACGGCGGCAACGCGATCGTCGCGGGCGGGCTTCCGCTCGCCGTCGGGCTGGCGCTGGCCGACAAGCTGCAGAATCGGCCGCGCGTCACCGTCTGCTTCTTCGGCGAGGGAGCGATCGCCGAGGGCGAGTTCCACGAATCGCTGAACCTCGCGGCGCTGTGGAAGCTTCCGGTGCTGTTCGTGTGCGAGAACAACCTGTACGCGATGGGCACGGCGCTCGCGCGCTCCGAGTCCGAGACGAACCTCTGCGTGAAGGCCGCGAGCTACGAGCTGCCGGCCTGGTCGGTGGACGGAATGGACGTGCGCGCGGTCGCGGAAACCGCGCGCCGCGCGGTTGTCGCCGTGAGAGAGGACGGCCCGCTCTTCCTCGAAGCGCGTACCTACCGCTTCCGCGCGCACTCGATGTTCGACGCGCAGCTCTACCGCCCCAAGAGCGAGGTCGAGGAGTGGAAGAAGCGCGACCCGATCGCGGGCTTCGCCGCGCGGCTGCGCGCCGAGGGCCTGCTCGACGACGCGGAGCTCGCCGGGTTCGAGGCGGCGGCCGACGCAGAGGTCGCGAGCGCGGTCGAGTTCGCCGAGAACGGCAGCTGGGAGCCGGTCGAGGATCTCGCGCGCCACGTCTACTGCGAGCGGGAGGCGCCGTGA
- a CDS encoding alpha-ketoacid dehydrogenase subunit beta → MSEVSGPARKISFRDAFREGLREALLADPRVFLMGEDVGRYGGSYAVSRGLLDEFGPERIRDTPLSESAFVGAGIGAALGGMRPIVEIMTVNFSLLALDQILNTAATLSHMSGGQLCVPLVIRMATGAGRQLAAQHSHSLEGWYAHIPGIKVLAPGTLEDARGMLASALADPNPVLIFEHARLYPVEGELAPDSGAVEIERARLRRRGGAVSLVCYGGTLDKTLAAAETLAAQGIEADVLDLRVLRPLDEAAILETISRTHRLVIVDEGWRSGSLSAEVAARVAERAFYELDAPIRRVCAAEVPIPYPKHLEDAALPQPDAIVAAVRELLAANG, encoded by the coding sequence GTGAGCGAGGTGAGTGGACCCGCGCGCAAGATCTCCTTCCGCGACGCGTTCCGCGAGGGGCTGCGCGAGGCCCTGCTCGCCGATCCGCGCGTCTTCCTGATGGGCGAGGACGTGGGGCGCTACGGCGGCTCGTACGCGGTGAGCCGTGGCCTGCTGGACGAGTTCGGACCCGAGCGGATCCGCGACACTCCGCTCTCGGAGTCGGCGTTCGTTGGCGCGGGGATCGGCGCGGCGCTCGGCGGCATGCGGCCGATCGTCGAGATCATGACCGTGAACTTCTCGCTGCTCGCGCTCGACCAGATCCTGAACACGGCGGCCACGCTCTCGCACATGTCGGGGGGCCAGCTCTGCGTGCCGCTGGTGATCCGCATGGCGACAGGCGCCGGAAGACAGCTCGCCGCGCAGCACTCGCACAGCCTGGAAGGCTGGTACGCGCACATTCCCGGCATCAAGGTGCTTGCGCCCGGCACGCTGGAGGACGCGCGGGGAATGCTCGCCAGCGCCCTCGCCGACCCGAACCCGGTGCTGATCTTCGAGCACGCGCGGCTGTACCCGGTCGAGGGCGAGCTCGCGCCCGACTCGGGCGCGGTCGAGATCGAGCGCGCCCGGCTGCGCCGGCGCGGCGGTGCGGTGTCGCTGGTCTGCTACGGCGGCACGCTCGACAAGACGCTCGCGGCGGCCGAGACGCTCGCGGCGCAGGGCATCGAGGCGGACGTTCTCGACCTGCGCGTGCTGCGTCCGCTCGACGAGGCGGCGATCCTCGAGACGATCTCGCGCACGCACCGTCTGGTGATCGTCGACGAGGGATGGCGAAGCGGCAGCCTCTCCGCCGAGGTGGCCGCGCGCGTCGCGGAGCGTGCGTTCTACGAGCTCGACGCGCCGATCCGCCGCGTCTGCGCAGCCGAGGTTCCGATCCCGTACCCCAAGCACCTCGAGGACGCGGCGCTGCCGCAGCCCGACGCGATCGTCGCGGCCGTGCGCGAGCTCCTGGCCGCGAATGGCTGA